From Sceloporus undulatus isolate JIND9_A2432 ecotype Alabama chromosome 6, SceUnd_v1.1, whole genome shotgun sequence, one genomic window encodes:
- the LOC121933341 gene encoding trans-1,2-dihydrobenzene-1,2-diol dehydrogenase-like: protein MVVIRWGICSAGKIAHDFLVALKTLPPEDHQVVAIASRDLSRAQEYAKIHGIPKAYGSYAELAEDADVDVVHIGVVNPYHLPTTLLFIQAKKNVLCEKPMGMNAAEVKTMVQAAQEQKVFFMEGFWTRFFPASERIRSLLKQGSVGDVMVFHAEFGSPQLSIPRCVEKELGGGGLLDIGCYCIQFACMIFNGEKPESIIASGFLHDTGVDKTVSIILNYSGQRQAVLTCTMTAKMPNRASINGTKGMIEIPSTFWCPTELVINGQSEKFPLPPPSQKMHFTNSTGLRYEAEHVRQCLLKGLKESPVLTHGDSLLINSILDEVRQQVGVLYPQDKV from the exons ATGGTGGTCATCCGCTGGGGAATCTGCTCTGCAGGGAAGATCGCCCATGATTTCCTAGTTGCCTTAAAGACTTTGCCACCCGAGGATCACCAG GTGGTGGCCATTGCTTCTCGTGACCTCAGCCGGGCTCAGGAATATGCTAAGATCCATGGCATCCCAAAGGCCTATGGGTCTTATGCAGAACTTGCTGAAGATGCCGATGTGG ATGTGGTGCATATAGGGGTAGTGAATCCTTATCACCTCCCAACCACCCTCCTCTTTATCCAAGCCAAGAAGAATGTGCTTTGTGAGAAGCCTATGGGCATGAATGCAGCAGAGGTGAAGACAATGGTGCAGGCAGCTCAAGAACAGAAAGTCTTCTTTATGGAG GGATTTTGGACTCGTTTTTTCCCTGCTTCTGAGAGAATCCGTTCCTTGCTAAAGCAGGGTTCAGTTGGAGATGTGATGGTATTTCATGCTGAATTTGGGAGCCCACAACTCTCAATCCCCAGATGTGTGGAGAAAGAGCTGGGGGGAGGTGGACTTCTGGATATTGGTTGCTATTGCATCCAGTTTGCCTGTATGATCTTCAATGGAGAGAAGCCAGAATCCATCATTGCCTCTGGATTCCTGCATGATACAG GAGTGGACAAAACAGTATCAATCATTCTGAACTACTCAGGTCAACGTCAGGCTGTCCTTACCTGTACCATGACAGCCAAGATGCCCAATCGTGCAAGCATTAATGGCACCAAGGGCATGATTGAG ATTCCGTCAACCTTTTGGTGCCCAACAGAGCTAGTTATCAATGGGCAGAGTGAAAAATTTCCCCTGCCTCCACCTTCCCAGAAAATGCACTTCACCAATAGCACGGGTCTACGTTATGAAGCAGAACATGTCCGACAGTGTCTTCTCAAAG GCTTAAAGGAAAGCCCAGTTTTGACCCATGGGGACAGTCTGCTGATCAATTCAATTCTAGATGAAGTTCGCCAGCAAGTGGGAGTATTATATCCTCAGGACAAAGTGTGA
- the LOC121933342 gene encoding trans-1,2-dihydrobenzene-1,2-diol dehydrogenase-like encodes MGATCWGICSAGRISHDFLVALKTLPLDDHKVVAVASPNLSRAQEFAKNHDIPKAYGSYEELAHDSSIDVVYVGVIPPCHLSATLLFIEAGKNVLCEKPLGMNAMEVKTMVKAAQEKKVFLMEAFWTRFFPASVKLRSLLDQRAVGDVVVLHAEIGSLPSVPWGGQKELGGGALLAVGLYCVQLACMVFNREMPESIVASGFLYETGVDHSASIILNYSGQRQAVLTYTRKAKLPNRASICGTNGIIEFPDTFWCPTQLVVNGQMEEFPLPLPSQKLNYPNSTGLRYEAEHVRQCLLQGRKESPIMSHADSELVHSILDEVRRQLGVSYPQDHS; translated from the exons ATGGGGGCCACCTGTTGGGGCATCTGCTCTGCTGGGAGGATCAGCCATGATTTCTTAGTGGCCCTGAAGACTCTTCCTCTGGACGACCATAAG GTGGTGGCTGTAGCTTCTCCTAATCTCAGCCGGGCTCAGGAATTTGCGAAGAACCATGACATCCCAAAGGCTTATGGATCTTATGAAGAATTAGCTCATGATTCCAGTATAG ATGTGGTTTATGTGGGGGTGATACCACCATGCCACCTCTCAGCCACTCTTCTTTTCATTGAGGCTGGGAAAAATGTGCTCTGTGAGAAGCCCCTAGGCATGAATGCCATGGAGGTCAAGACAATGGTGAAGGCAGCTCAGGAaaagaaggtcttcctaatggaG GCTTTCTGGACCCGCTTTTTCCCTGCTTCAGTGAAGCTTCGTTCCCTGCTGGACCAAAGAGCAGTCGGGGATGTGGTGGTACTACATGCTGAAATTGGAAGCCTGCCGTCAGTCCCGTGGGGAGGGCAGAAGGAGCTTGGAGGAGGTGCACTTCTAGCTGTGGGCCTCTACTGCGTCCAGCTGGCCTGCATGGTTTTCAACAGAGAGATGCCGGAATCCATTGTGGCTTCAGGGTTCCTGTATGAAACAG GAGTGGATCATTCAGCCTCAATAATCCTGAACTATTCTGGTCAACGTCAAGCTGTCCTCACATATACCAGAAAGGCCAAGCTACCTAATCGAGCAAGCATTTGTGGGACCAATGGAATAATTGAG TTTCCAGATACTTTCTGGTGCCCAACACAGTTGGTTGTCAATGGCCAAATGGAAGAGTTTCCCCTTCCTTTGCCATCCCAAAAGCTGAACTACCCCAACAGCACTGGCCTACGCTATGAAGCAGAGCATGTCCGACAGTGTCTTCTTCAAG GTCGAAAAGAGAGCCCCATCATGTCTCATGCTGACAGTGAGCTGGTCCACTCCATCCTGGATGAGGTCCGGAGGCAGCTGGGTGTATCTTATCCCCAGGACCACTCCTGA